Proteins from a genomic interval of Geotrypetes seraphini chromosome 7, aGeoSer1.1, whole genome shotgun sequence:
- the LOC117363645 gene encoding tetratricopeptide repeat protein 1-like — MLSTSYTQALQICPACFRKERSILFSNRGAARLKQDKMDSAIADCSKAIVLNPDYIRAILRRAELYEKTEKLDEALADYKSVLERDPSVPQVREACMRLPRQIEERNERLKEEMLGKLKDLGNLVLRPFGLSTANFQVNKDSTSGSYSINFVQNPNNNNR, encoded by the coding sequence ATGTTGTCCACATCGTACACACAAGCTCTCCAGATTTGTCCAGCTTGTTTCCGAAAAGAGAGGTCCATTCTGTTCTCTAACAGAGGTGCTGCCAGATTGAAACAGGACAAGATGGATTCTGCTATAGCTGACTGTAGTAAAGCAATTGTATTAAATCCTGATTACATCCGAGCTATACTGAGAAGAGCAGAGCTGTATGAGAAAACAGAGAAACTGGATGAAGCTCTCGCAGACTATAAATCGGTGTTAGAGAGAGATCCCTCAGTTCCTCAGGTCAGAGAAGCTTGCATGCGATTGCCCAGACAAATTGAAGAAAGGAATGAAAGATTAAAAGAAGAAATGTTAGGTAAGCTGAAAGATCTTGGGAACTTGGTGCTCCGACCATTTGGACTGTCTACAGCTAACTTTCAGGTCAATAAGGATTCCACAAGTGGCTCATATTCTATCAATTTTGTGCAAAACCCCAACAATAACAACAGATAA
- the ALKBH1 gene encoding nucleic acid dioxygenase ALKBH1 codes for MAAPVEDAFRRLFKLYKRKQPLVELSGVLDFSRLEVNGSGAKVHPAKLSHSSVSDQDIQSAGLQPISKWKAYGLENYPGFIFISNPFLPGCQHHWVKQCLKLYPQKPNVCNLDMHMASEETSDLWGKSQEQLRHKGSRKKESRSLLEKLRWVTLGYHYNWNTKSYSSDHHSLFPTDLAVLSQHVAAACGFSHFKAEAGILNYYYFDSSLGIHVDESELDFSQPLLSFSFGHSAIFLLGGLKREETPLPMFIHSGDIMVMSGISRLVHHAVPRILPCPDGSALPYCLTLSLSEGFPIGSSIIDLCSKEDWDVCASYLCESRINMTIRQVLGAGQTFSTQPKQETYPCKDCEGSQQQDSEDTKKLTDSS; via the exons ATGGCGGCGCCCGTGGAAGACGCTTTCCGCCGTCTTTTTAAGCTCTACAAGCGGAAGCAGCCCCTGGTCGAGCTCTCGGGAGTGCTGGACTTCAGCCGCCTGGAAGTGAACGGCAGCGGAGCCAAG GTTCACCCTGCCAAGCTAAGCCATTCTTCTGTTAGTGACCAGGACATCCAAAGCGCTGGTTTGCAGCCCATCAGTAAATGGAAAGCCTATGGCCTGGAGAACTACCCAG gaTTTATTTTTATCTCAAACCCTTTTTTGCCTGGATGCCAGCATCACTGGGTGAAACAGTGCCTCAAGTTGTATCCCCAGAAACCCAACGTATGTAACCTCGATATGCACATGGCTTCTGAAGAAACCAGCGATTTGTGGGGGAAAAGCCAGGAACAGCTGAG gCATAAAGGCTCAAGAAAAAAGGAGTCCAGAAGCTTGCTAGAGAAGTTGCGCTGGGTGACACTGGGCTATCATTACAACTGGAACACCAAG AGCTACTCTTCAGATCACCATTCCCTATTCCCTACAGACCTGGCTGTCCTCTCTCAACATGTGGCTGCTGCATGTGGCTTCTCGCACTTCAAGGCAGAGGCTGGCATCCTTAATTACTATTACTTTGACTCTTCCCTGGGTATCCATGTGGATGAGTCGGAGCTGGATTTCTCCCAGCCTCTCCTCTCATTCAG TTTTGGACACTCTGCGATATTTTTGCTGGGGGGCTTGAAGAGGGAGGAGACGCCTCTTCCCATGTTTATACACAGTGGTGACATCATGGTGATGTCCGGCATCAGCCGCCTCGTACACCATGCGGTTCCTCGCATCCTGCCCTGCCCAGACGGATCAGCTTTACCGTACTGCTTGACCCTGTCCCTGTCTGAGGGTTTTCCCATTGGCTCCTCCATCATTGACCTCTGCTCGAAGGAGGATTGGGACGTCTGTGCTTCATACCTGTGTGAGTCGCGCATCAATATGACCATCAGACAAGTGCTGGGGGCTGGCCAGACCTTCTCCACGCAGCCCAAACAAGAGACATACCCATGCAAGGACTGTGAAGGCTCCCAGCAGCAGGACAGTGAGGACACCAAGAAGCTGACTGATAGCAGCTGA